One Cyanobium sp. Tous-M-B4 DNA segment encodes these proteins:
- a CDS encoding DUF4912 domain-containing protein, which yields MTTSGFPMSGDDDANDLTLRQLRQMASNLGIGRYSRMLKDQLLRAIERRSDSQPAPSQPGGDAPEGAGLLSIEAEMSSAPRPASETAVVFLPRDPQWAYVFWELSDSDRRQAMADGASQLVLRVVDVTGLGAGAAHQHTMQEVVVNSHATEWYLPVPLSDRDYRVELGYRLAGGGWRSLAFSSVARVPALHPSEQILDQFVPFSLDAAAPAAASGAAVMPTAAPGIHERVYQAATTTWRAVGRGSEAFHEVDANSDHNQGLNASGAGLWASGRNESGAGGVATRQRAFWLVADAELIVYGATDPAATLRIGDEVVPLGEDGTFRLQVPFRDGQQLYPITAVAADGEQRRNITLEFVRTTPDANVNTSEEAVAEWF from the coding sequence ATGACTACGTCAGGTTTTCCGATGTCAGGTGATGACGACGCCAACGACCTGACCTTGCGTCAACTGCGCCAGATGGCGAGCAACCTCGGCATCGGTCGCTACAGCCGGATGCTGAAGGATCAGCTGTTGCGGGCTATTGAGCGCAGGTCAGACTCCCAGCCCGCACCTAGCCAGCCCGGAGGCGATGCGCCTGAGGGTGCGGGTCTGCTCAGCATTGAAGCTGAGATGAGCTCTGCTCCCCGGCCCGCCTCCGAAACGGCAGTTGTATTTCTGCCCAGGGATCCCCAGTGGGCCTACGTGTTTTGGGAGCTCTCCGACTCCGACCGCCGCCAGGCAATGGCCGACGGTGCCAGCCAGCTGGTACTCCGAGTTGTTGATGTGACCGGTCTCGGTGCTGGTGCTGCCCACCAGCACACCATGCAGGAAGTAGTGGTTAACAGCCATGCCACCGAGTGGTATCTGCCTGTTCCCCTCAGCGATAGGGACTACCGGGTTGAACTTGGCTACCGGCTTGCTGGTGGCGGTTGGCGTTCATTGGCCTTCTCCTCGGTGGCTCGGGTACCGGCCCTCCATCCCAGTGAGCAGATCCTTGATCAGTTTGTGCCCTTCTCCTTAGATGCCGCTGCTCCTGCTGCAGCTAGTGGTGCAGCCGTTATGCCGACTGCAGCTCCCGGTATTCACGAGCGCGTATATCAGGCTGCTACCACCACTTGGCGGGCCGTCGGCCGCGGATCCGAGGCTTTCCACGAGGTGGATGCCAATTCCGACCACAATCAGGGTCTGAATGCTTCCGGTGCCGGTCTTTGGGCCAGCGGCCGCAACGAGTCAGGTGCTGGTGGTGTGGCTACTCGTCAGCGGGCCTTCTGGCTAGTAGCCGACGCCGAATTGATTGTTTATGGCGCTACTGATCCGGCGGCAACCCTGCGGATTGGCGACGAAGTCGTGCCCCTTGGCGAAGACGGCACCTTCCGGCTTCAGGTTCCCTTCCGTGATGGACAGCAGTTGTACCCGATCACTGCAGTAGCAGCTGACGGCGAACAACGGCGCAACATCACTCTTGAATTCGTCCGCACAACCCCGGACGCCAATGTCAACACCTCTGAGGAAGCGGTGGCTGAGTGGTTCTAG